One Deltaproteobacteria bacterium DNA window includes the following coding sequences:
- the rpsD gene encoding 30S ribosomal protein S4, with translation MARYHGPVCRLCRRENLKLFLKGERCYTDKCAIERRNYPPGQHGQRRLKFSEYSLQLREKQKVKRMYGLLEKQFRGSFESAEKSRGITGENLLVILERRLDNVVYRLGFACSRGDARLLVRHGHVRVNGRRVTIPSYRVGVGDVVAVAEKSRKSERVLTAMEGAQRRGVPDWIEVDRENFSGTVRMLPSRGDVTTPINEKLIVELYSK, from the coding sequence GTGGCAAGGTATCATGGCCCGGTATGCCGGCTGTGCCGGCGAGAGAACCTGAAGCTGTTTCTCAAAGGAGAGCGGTGCTACACGGACAAGTGCGCCATCGAGCGGCGCAACTACCCTCCAGGGCAGCATGGACAGAGGCGGCTCAAGTTTTCCGAGTACAGCCTCCAGCTCCGGGAGAAGCAGAAGGTCAAGCGGATGTACGGGCTGCTCGAAAAGCAGTTCAGGGGAAGCTTCGAGAGCGCGGAAAAATCCCGCGGCATCACCGGCGAGAACCTGCTGGTGATCCTCGAAAGGCGGCTCGACAACGTCGTCTACCGTCTCGGCTTCGCGTGTTCCCGGGGAGATGCCCGCCTTCTTGTCCGGCACGGCCACGTGCGGGTCAACGGCCGCCGGGTGACCATCCCTTCCTATCGCGTGGGCGTCGGCGACGTCGTGGCGGTGGCGGAGAAGAGCCGCAAGTCCGAGCGCGTGCTCACGGCCATGGAAGGAGCCCAGCGGCGCGGCGTGCCTGACTGGATCGAGGTGGACCGGGAGAACTTCTCCGGCACGGTCAGGATGCTCCCGAGCCGCGGCGACGTCACGACGCCCATCAACGAGAAGCTCATCGTTGAGTTGTATTCCAAGTAA
- the trpD gene encoding anthranilate phosphoribosyltransferase — protein MNIQQAIARLVDGANLTEPEMVDVMNQVMTGEATPIQVAGFLTALRIQGETVEEVTGAARVMREKALHVEAGPGCVLDTCGTGGDGKNTFNISTTVAFVVAAAGITVAKHGNRAVSSGSGSADVLAELGVKIDVPKETVERCMREVGLGFLFAPMMHEAMKYAVAPRRELGIRTIFNLLGPLTNPARASHQLLGIYDGALIETVAQVLGNLGSERAMVVHGDEGLDEISLGGPTSVAEWKDGEVARYTLHPEEFGFETCPAGRLTAADPAECAAIVTAVLKGEPGPARDVVLLNGGAALCVSERADTIAQGVDVARECIDSGAAMGKLEHLIRLTNEA, from the coding sequence ATGAATATCCAGCAAGCCATTGCCCGCCTGGTGGACGGCGCCAACCTCACCGAGCCGGAGATGGTGGACGTCATGAACCAGGTCATGACGGGAGAGGCGACGCCGATTCAGGTGGCGGGGTTCCTGACGGCGCTGCGTATCCAGGGTGAGACCGTCGAGGAGGTCACGGGCGCCGCCCGGGTGATGCGCGAGAAGGCGTTGCACGTCGAGGCAGGCCCGGGCTGTGTGCTGGACACCTGCGGCACCGGCGGCGACGGCAAGAACACCTTCAACATTTCCACCACGGTGGCGTTCGTGGTGGCGGCCGCGGGCATCACCGTGGCCAAGCATGGGAACCGGGCGGTTTCCAGCGGTTCCGGCAGCGCGGACGTCCTGGCCGAGCTCGGGGTGAAGATCGACGTTCCCAAGGAAACGGTGGAACGCTGCATGCGCGAGGTCGGGCTGGGTTTCCTGTTCGCGCCGATGATGCACGAGGCCATGAAGTACGCCGTGGCGCCGCGCCGCGAGCTCGGCATCCGCACCATCTTCAACCTCCTGGGTCCTCTGACCAACCCGGCCAGGGCCAGCCATCAGCTCCTCGGCATCTATGACGGCGCGCTCATCGAAACCGTGGCGCAAGTCCTCGGCAACCTCGGCAGCGAGCGCGCCATGGTGGTGCACGGCGACGAAGGCCTCGACGAAATCTCGCTCGGAGGTCCCACGTCTGTGGCGGAATGGAAGGATGGGGAGGTTGCCCGCTACACGCTTCACCCCGAGGAGTTCGGCTTCGAGACGTGTCCGGCCGGGCGGCTCACGGCCGCCGACCCGGCGGAATGCGCCGCCATCGTCACGGCGGTCCTCAAGGGGGAACCGGGACCGGCGCGGGACGTGGTGCTGCTCAACGGCGGCGCGGCGCTGTGCGTGAGCGAGCGCGCGGACACCATCGCACAAGGCGTCGACGTGGCGCGGGAATGTATCGATTCGGGAGCCGCGATGGGAAAGCTCGAACACCTGATCCGGCTGACCAATGAAGCGTAA
- the rpsK gene encoding 30S ribosomal protein S11, with translation MAQAAKRARDARAPRKRRGRKNIAEGVAHIHSTFNNTIITITDTQGNVVAWSSAGAIGFKGSRKGTPFAAQQAADNVARKAMDHGMHSIQVYVRGPGSARESALRSLQSAGLNVSLIKDVTPIPHNGCRPPKRRRV, from the coding sequence ATGGCCCAGGCCGCGAAGAGAGCGCGCGACGCGCGGGCGCCGAGGAAACGGCGCGGACGAAAGAACATCGCCGAGGGGGTGGCGCACATTCACTCCACCTTCAACAACACGATCATAACCATCACGGACACCCAAGGCAACGTGGTGGCATGGTCGAGCGCCGGCGCCATCGGCTTCAAGGGCTCGCGCAAGGGGACGCCGTTCGCGGCGCAGCAGGCCGCGGACAATGTGGCGCGCAAGGCCATGGATCACGGCATGCATTCCATACAGGTGTACGTGCGCGGCCCGGGCTCGGCGCGGGAGTCGGCGTTGCGGTCGCTTCAGTCGGCGGGGTTGAACGTCAGCTTGATCAAGGACGTGACCCCCATCCCCCATAACGGCTGCCGGCCGCCCAAGCGCAGGCGCGTTTGA
- a CDS encoding SPOR domain-containing protein — MANHRKAANRGSVYFSRGQLFGVASLFVAAAAVIFFFGILIGQSIEERKLLSKGDAGVTVPVNPGASGDDQEMTFYDTLTKPAPPNTGAPAQSPPADEGKTPWTVQVAAAETRARADSMAAELKKRGYEAYVTSGKLNRKTFYRVRVGKYRNRQEAMVDLQRLKKDKYDPMIMGTQ; from the coding sequence ATGGCCAACCATCGAAAGGCGGCGAACCGCGGCAGCGTCTACTTCAGTCGCGGGCAACTCTTCGGCGTTGCATCGCTTTTTGTCGCCGCGGCGGCCGTCATCTTCTTCTTCGGCATCCTGATCGGACAGAGCATCGAGGAGCGCAAGCTCCTGAGCAAGGGCGACGCCGGCGTCACGGTGCCGGTCAACCCGGGTGCGTCCGGCGACGACCAGGAGATGACCTTCTACGACACGTTGACGAAACCGGCCCCGCCCAACACCGGCGCCCCGGCGCAAAGCCCCCCGGCCGACGAAGGAAAGACTCCATGGACCGTGCAGGTGGCCGCCGCCGAGACCCGGGCGCGGGCGGACAGCATGGCGGCGGAACTCAAGAAGCGCGGATACGAGGCCTACGTCACGTCCGGGAAACTCAACCGAAAGACCTTCTACCGGGTCCGGGTGGGCAAGTACCGAAACCGCCAGGAGGCCATGGTGGACCTTCAGCGGCTCAAAAAGGACAAGTACGACCCGATGATCATGGGGACCCAATGA
- a CDS encoding DNA-directed RNA polymerase subunit alpha, which translates to MSKHWSELIKPEGIEVDEKSLSSTYGKFAGEPFERGFGQTIGNSLRRILLSSLRGAAITSVQIENALHEFSTIPGATEDVSEIILNLKEVRLKLHDTDREVVRIDATGPSEVLAGDIVRSAQVEVLNPEHRIAFLSKEGRLNANMVVRAGQGYVPAERNREEELPVDTIFMDAVFSPIRKVNFTVTNARVGQRTDYDKLVLEVWTDGSEKPEDALAYAARILQDQVSIFAEFAEGPQMAEVEAVTEAGTLNENLFRAVEDLEFSVRAQNCLQNANLKYIGELVQKTEQEMLKTKNFGRKSLNEIKELLGELGLELGMKLDHFPSREELEARKQAEQKETA; encoded by the coding sequence ATGTCCAAGCACTGGAGCGAACTGATCAAGCCGGAAGGCATCGAGGTTGACGAGAAGAGCCTGAGCTCGACCTATGGGAAGTTTGCCGGCGAACCCTTCGAACGAGGCTTCGGCCAGACCATCGGCAACAGTCTGCGCCGCATCCTGCTTTCGTCGCTGAGGGGCGCCGCCATCACTTCCGTTCAGATCGAGAACGCGCTGCATGAGTTTTCCACCATCCCCGGGGCCACGGAGGACGTGTCCGAGATCATCCTGAACCTGAAGGAGGTGCGGCTCAAGCTGCACGACACGGATCGGGAGGTCGTTCGTATCGATGCAACGGGGCCCAGCGAGGTGCTGGCCGGGGACATCGTCCGGAGCGCGCAGGTGGAGGTGCTCAACCCGGAGCACCGCATCGCGTTCCTTTCCAAGGAAGGACGCCTGAACGCCAACATGGTGGTGCGCGCGGGTCAGGGATACGTGCCCGCCGAGCGCAACCGCGAAGAGGAACTGCCGGTCGACACGATCTTCATGGATGCCGTGTTCTCACCCATTCGCAAGGTCAACTTCACGGTGACCAATGCACGGGTCGGCCAGCGCACGGACTACGACAAGCTGGTTCTGGAGGTGTGGACGGACGGCAGCGAAAAGCCGGAAGACGCGCTCGCGTACGCCGCGCGGATTCTGCAGGACCAGGTTTCCATCTTCGCCGAGTTCGCCGAGGGGCCGCAGATGGCGGAGGTCGAGGCGGTGACGGAGGCCGGTACGCTCAACGAGAACCTCTTCCGCGCGGTGGAGGACCTGGAGTTCTCCGTGCGGGCGCAGAACTGCCTGCAGAACGCCAACTTGAAGTACATCGGCGAGTTGGTTCAGAAAACCGAGCAGGAGATGCTCAAAACGAAGAATTTCGGGCGGAAGTCGCTCAACGAGATCAAGGAGTTGCTTGGCGAGCTGGGGCTGGAGCTGGGAATGAAACTGGACCACTTCCCGAGCCGCGAAGAGCTGGAAGCCCGCAAGCAGGCCGAGCAGAAGGAGACAGCGTAG
- the rplQ gene encoding 50S ribosomal protein L17 produces the protein MRHLKTGRKLNRSASHRHALLRNMATSLLRHDRITTTDAKAKELRRWADWLITLGKDGSLHARRQALAFVQDKAVVARLFNELGPRFQERHGGYTRIVKVGRRRGDAAPLSIIELMPASGEAAVEPAEGDDAAGESSTTRGT, from the coding sequence ATGCGGCACTTGAAGACCGGCAGAAAGCTGAACCGTAGCGCGAGCCACCGGCACGCCTTGTTGCGCAACATGGCCACGTCGCTGCTGCGGCACGACCGCATCACGACCACGGACGCCAAGGCCAAGGAGCTCAGGCGGTGGGCCGATTGGCTGATCACGCTCGGCAAGGACGGAAGCCTCCACGCCCGGCGCCAGGCGCTGGCCTTCGTTCAGGACAAGGCCGTCGTGGCGCGTTTGTTCAACGAGCTGGGGCCGCGCTTCCAGGAGCGTCACGGAGGCTACACCCGCATCGTCAAGGTGGGTCGCCGTCGTGGCGACGCCGCACCGCTGTCCATCATCGAGTTGATGCCGGCCTCCGGCGAGGCCGCCGTCGAGCCCGCGGAGGGGGACGACGCGGCCGGCGAATCGTCCACCACGCGCGGGACCTGA
- the trpC gene encoding indole-3-glycerol phosphate synthase TrpC: MKRNGAQNPGNDILERIAAHVRGSLDSRRRELPVEALMERALYHEPRRGFREALSRPARHVIAEVKRASPSQGVIREDFDPVGIATRYQAGGATALSVVTEERFFDGSLLYLSEIREKVALPLLRKDFVLDPYHLVEARGFGADAVLLIAAMLDDGAMESLHAEARSLGLDVLVEVHSERELDTALRIGASIIGINNRDLRTFEVDLAVAESLLPRIPPDVLAVCESGIKDAAHVERIEAAGGRVFLVGETLMRAPDPGVKLAELLGTAAAAHGQG, translated from the coding sequence ATGAAGCGTAACGGCGCCCAAAACCCGGGCAACGACATTCTCGAACGGATCGCGGCGCACGTCCGCGGGTCGCTCGATTCGCGCCGCCGTGAACTCCCGGTCGAGGCGCTGATGGAACGCGCGCTTTACCACGAACCGCGCCGGGGCTTCCGGGAGGCGCTGTCCCGCCCCGCCCGGCACGTCATCGCCGAGGTGAAGCGGGCGTCGCCCTCCCAAGGGGTGATCCGCGAGGACTTCGACCCCGTCGGCATCGCCACCCGCTACCAGGCCGGCGGCGCCACGGCTCTCTCGGTGGTCACCGAGGAGCGCTTCTTCGACGGCTCTCTGCTGTACCTTTCGGAAATCCGCGAGAAGGTCGCCCTGCCCCTCCTCAGAAAGGACTTCGTGCTGGACCCCTACCATCTCGTGGAGGCCCGCGGCTTCGGCGCGGACGCCGTCCTCCTGATCGCCGCCATGCTCGACGACGGCGCCATGGAATCCCTGCACGCCGAAGCGCGTTCCCTGGGCCTGGACGTTCTCGTGGAGGTGCACTCGGAGCGGGAGCTGGATACGGCCCTGAGGATCGGCGCCTCCATCATCGGCATCAACAACCGCGACCTGCGCACCTTCGAGGTGGATCTCGCGGTCGCCGAATCGCTCCTGCCCCGGATACCGCCGGACGTGCTGGCGGTATGCGAGAGCGGCATCAAGGATGCGGCCCACGTCGAGCGCATCGAGGCCGCCGGCGGCCGGGTGTTCCTCGTGGGCGAAACGCTGATGCGTGCTCCC